One genomic segment of Panicum virgatum strain AP13 chromosome 2N, P.virgatum_v5, whole genome shotgun sequence includes these proteins:
- the LOC120662839 gene encoding glycine-rich cell wall structural protein 1-like, producing the protein MPTSGGHCNVLLLLLLLGIVSELSTVALANIGGRRFGFGRGWFDHKCWFGGYLKGGKGFGGGGGFGGGGDGGIGSGVGYGGGFGRGGGLGIGASGGGGLGGSGGGGLGGGHGGGFGHGGGAGGGIGSGGGGGLGGGFGSGVGAGNSFGGGLGGGGGFGGGAGGGLGGGHGGGLGAGVGVGSGVGGGLGGGGGFGGGGRHGGGFGVGSAVGGGAGGGLGGGGGLGGGHGGGFGVGAGVGGGLGGGGGFGGGRGIGSRYGGGFGAGAGVGSSASGGFSGGHGGGFGSAEVGVRGGGSGFGEGRGL; encoded by the coding sequence ATGCCTACTAGTGGTGGACACTGCAATGTGCTcttgcttctcctcctcctcggcatcGTTTCTGAGCTGAGCACCGTTGCTCTGGCCAACATCGGTGGTCGACGGTTCGGCTTTGGCCGTGGATGGTTCGATCATAAATGCTGGTTTGGCGGGTACTTGAAAGGTGGCAAGggctttggaggaggtggtggtttTGGTGGTGGCGGAGATGGAGGGATTGGCAGTGGTGTCGGCTATGGTGGTGGGTTTGGAAGGGGTGGCGGCCTCGGCATTGGTGCTAGTGGAGGGGGAGGTCTCGGAGGAAGTGGTGGCGGCGGACTAGGGGGTGGCCATGGCGGTGGGTTTGGTCATGGTGGTGGTGCCGGAGGTGGGATTGGAAGCGGAGGTGGCGGGGGACTTGGTGGTGGTTTCGGTAGTGGAGTGGGAGCTGGCAATAGTTTTGGCGGAGggcttggtggtggtggtgggttcGGAGGTGGTGCTGGCGGCGGCCTCGGTGGTGGCCATGGTGGAGGCCTAGGTGCTGGTGTGGGTGTAGGAAGTGGTGTGGGTGGGggtctcggcggcggcggaggctttGGTGGTGGTGGACGGCATGGTGGAGGCTTCGGCGTAGGGTCTGCTGTGGGAGGTGGCGCTGGTGGAGGTcttggtggtggaggaggtctTGGCGGTGGACATGGAGGTGGCTTTGGCGTAGGGGCTGGTGTTGGCGGAGGCCTTGGTGGCGGAGGAGGCTTTGGTGGTGGCAGAGGAATTGGTAGCAGATATGGAGGTGGCTTCGGTGCAGGGGCTGGTGTGGGAAGCAGTGCTAGTGGAGGATTCAGCGGTGGACATGGAGGTGGCTTCGGCAGCGCTGAGGTTGGTGTTCGTGGAGGCGGCAGTGGATTCGGAGAAGGCCGTGGTCTATGA
- the LOC120662840 gene encoding glycine-rich cell wall structural protein 1-like, which translates to MAMAVHLRKPVWAILLVAFLCLTRSVSAHHFDDDYDPRYGPGGYGHGPKEYGHGPRFGRGPFGRDCRFGRCRGGGGGFGGGGGFGSGGGAGGGLGGGGGMGGGAGGGLGGRGGGGLGGGGGAGGGFGGGAGAGGGAGGGLGGGGGGGFGGGGGGGLGGGGGKGGGFGAGGGMGGGAGGGGGLGGGGGGGMGGGGGGGLGGGSGGGFGAGGGAGSGGGLGGGGGGGMGGGGGGGLGGGKGGGFGGTPLLPHFAALASPLNEAETRGGVYLRHHTEERKNGRPLRPDDAAQKREERCICFDAAREKEREGLRRRRGISASVTGE; encoded by the exons ATGGCCATGGCCGTCCACCTCAGGAAGCCTGTTTGGGCTATCCTCCTCGTCGCCTTTCTCTGCCTGACACGCTCCGTTTCCGCTCATCACTTCGATGATGACTACGACCCGCGGTACGGGCCCGGGGGATACGGCCATGGCCCGAAAGAGTACGGGCACGGTCCGCGCTTCGGGCGCGGGCCGTTTGGCCGTGACTGCCGCTTCggccgctgccgcggcggcggcggcggatttgGAGGCGGTGGAGGCTTTGGTAGCGGAGGTGGAGCTGGGGGCGGccttggtggtggcggcgggatGGGCGGGGGAGCAGGTGGCGGTCTAGGTggcagaggaggaggtggccttggaggtggaggtggcgcaGGAGgcggcttcggtggtggcgccgGTGCGGGAGGTGGCGCAGGAGGCGGGCttggtggtggaggcggcggtggctttggaggaggaggcggtggtggactcgggggaggtggcggcaaaggcggcggctttggtgccggtggtggcatgggcggtggagctggtggtggcggcgggcttggtggcggaggcggcggcggaatgggcggcggtggaggcggtgggCTCGGAGGAGGCTCAGGTGGTGGCTTTGGAGCTGGTGGTGGAGCCGGCAGTGGTGGCGGCCTtggtggcggtggaggcggcggcatgggtggcggtggaggtggtggccTTGGAGGCGGTAAGGGAGGAGgttttggag GGACTCCTCTTCTCCCGCACTTCGCTGCTCTGGCGTCGCCCCTGAATGAGGCGGAGACGCGCGGCGGAGTCTATCTGCGGCACCACACGGAGGAAAGGAAGAACGGCCGGCCACTCCGCCCCGACGACGCCGCGCAGAAGAGGGAGGAGCGCTGCATCTGCTTCGACGCCGCGcgggagaaggagagggaggggctgcGAAGGAGAAGAGGGATAAGTGCCTCTGTGACGGGGGAATAA